The following are encoded in a window of Panicum virgatum strain AP13 chromosome 5N, P.virgatum_v5, whole genome shotgun sequence genomic DNA:
- the LOC120676324 gene encoding alcohol acyltransferase 9-like has product MEKEAPAAELEILGECQYSGEPAVVRPSQPTPRHTLHLSNLDDQRFLRFSIKYLYVFAAPAAVPADALRAALARVLVDYYPLAGRLRPRDDDEGKLVEDCNAEGALFAEARLPGLTAAEFLRGRARPHKSWRKLLYRVEAQSFVAVPPLVVQVTRLGCGGMILCTAINHCLCDGIGTAQFLHAWARAARAGDGDALDDGAAHAQPAPPFHDRRALRPRCPPRVAFTHPEYNSCAAANGNEAPSLLARLLGQPLAPVSLTFTAAHLRLKRQCAPSLKCTSFEALAAHVWRAWVRALDPPGALRVKLLFSVNVRRRVKPELPRGYYGNGFVLGCAESTAAQLTSSSSAAARYGVRLVQEAKECVDDDYVRSMVDLLEERRGARPDLAASLVISAWTRLGLEDLDFGAGTAAHMGPLTSEIYCVFLPVIGDPDGTTVLVSVPQAAADRFQQCCLGFLKDADVDAKLVS; this is encoded by the exons ATGGAgaaggaggcgccggcggcggagcttgagATCCTAGGGGAGTGCCAGTACTCGGGCGAGCCGGCGGTGGTGCGGCCGAGCCAGCCCACGCCGCGGCACACGCTGCACCTCTCCAACCTCGACGACCAGCGGTTCCTCCGCTTCTCCATCAAGTACCTCTACGTgttcgccgcccccgccgccgtgcccgccgACGCCCtgcgggcggcgctcgccagGGTGCTCGTCGACTACtacccgctcgccggccgcctccggcccagggacgacgacgaggggaAGCTCGTCGAGGACTGCAATGCCGAGGGGGCGCTCTTCGCCGAGGCGCGCCTGCCGGGGCTCACCGCCGCCGAGTTCCTCCGCGGCCGCGCCAGGCCGCACAAGTCCTGGAGGAAGCTGCTTTACAGGGTGGAGGCGCAGAGCTTCGTCGCCGTGCCACCTCTCGTTGTCCAA GTCACCCGGCTGGGCTGCGGCGGCATGATCCTCTGCACGGCCATCAACCACTGCCTCTGCGACGGCATCGGCACGGCGCAGTTCCTCCACGCCtgggcccgcgccgcgcgcgccggcgatggcgacgctctggacgacggcgccgcccacgcccagccggcgccgccgttccACGACCGGCGCGCCCTGCGCCCGCGCTGCCCGCCGCGCGTCGCCTTCACGCACCCGGAGTACaacagctgcgccgccgccaacgggaACGAGGCGCCGAGCCTCCTGGCGCGCCTGCTGgggcagccgctggcgccggtgTCGCTCACCTTCACGGCGGCGCACCTCCGGCTGAAGCGGCAGTGCGCGCCGTCGCTCAAGTGCACCTCCTTCGAGGCCCTGGCGGCGCACGTCTGGCGCGCGTGGGTGCGCGCCCTGGACCCGCCCGGCGCGCTCCGCGTGAAGCTGCTCTTCTCCGTCAACGTGCGCCGCCGGGTGAAGCCCGAGCTGCCGCGGGGCTACTACGGCAACGGGTTCGTGCTCGGGTGCGCCgagtccacggcggcgcagctcacctcctcctcctccgcggccgcgcgctACGGCGTGCGGCTGGTGCAGGAGGCCAAGGAGTGCGTGGACGACGACTACGTGCGGTCCATGGTGGACCTcctggaggagcggcgcggcgctcggccggaccTGGCGGCGAGCCTGGTGATCTCGGCGTGGACGCGGCTGGGGCTGGAGGACCTGGACTTCGGCGCCGGGACGGCCGCGCACATGGGCCCGCTCACCAGCGAGATCTACTGCGTCTTCCTCCCCGTGATCGGCGACCCGGACGGCACCACCGTGCTCGTCTCCGtgccgcaggccgccgccgaccggTTCCAGCAATGCTGCCTCGGATTCCTCAAGGACGCCGACGTGGACGCAAAGCTGGTGAGCTGA